The following are from one region of the Streptomyces fradiae genome:
- a CDS encoding GNAT family N-acetyltransferase — protein MLTQSSTRVLEPADLGAALAVLESAPVENAFVAARVQLAGLDPWRLGGEMWGWYSDGHLTSLCYSGANLVPICATPEAVRAFADRARRTGRRCSSIVGPAGPTAQLWRLLEPGWGPARDVRAHQPLMVTEQPSTTVRADPLVRRVRKDEMDVIMPACVAMFTEEVGVSPLAADGGLLYQARVAELVGSGRSFARIEDGKVLFKAEIGAATRQACQIQGVWVAPEHRGKGLSETGMAAVLKYALADVAPVVSLYVNDYNRPARAAYRRVGFEEVGAFMSVLF, from the coding sequence GTGTTGACGCAATCATCGACGCGGGTCCTCGAACCCGCCGACCTCGGCGCCGCGCTCGCCGTCCTGGAGAGCGCCCCCGTCGAGAACGCCTTCGTCGCCGCCCGCGTCCAGCTCGCCGGGCTCGACCCCTGGCGGCTCGGCGGCGAGATGTGGGGCTGGTACAGCGACGGACACCTCACCTCGCTCTGCTACTCCGGCGCCAACCTCGTGCCCATCTGCGCCACCCCCGAGGCCGTCCGCGCCTTCGCCGACCGGGCCCGCAGGACCGGCCGCCGCTGCTCCTCCATCGTCGGCCCGGCCGGACCCACCGCCCAGCTGTGGCGGCTCCTCGAACCCGGCTGGGGACCCGCCCGCGACGTCCGCGCACACCAGCCGCTCATGGTCACCGAGCAGCCCTCCACGACCGTCCGGGCCGACCCGCTGGTGCGCCGGGTCCGCAAGGACGAGATGGACGTGATCATGCCCGCCTGCGTGGCCATGTTCACCGAGGAGGTCGGCGTCTCCCCCCTCGCCGCCGACGGCGGACTGCTCTACCAGGCCCGGGTCGCCGAACTCGTCGGCTCCGGCCGCTCCTTCGCCCGCATCGAGGACGGCAAGGTCCTCTTCAAGGCCGAGATCGGCGCCGCCACCCGCCAGGCCTGCCAGATCCAGGGCGTCTGGGTCGCCCCCGAACACCGCGGCAAGGGCCTGTCCGAGACCGGCATGGCCGCCGTCCTGAAGTACGCCCTCGCCGACGTCGCACCCGTCGTCAGCCTCTACGTGAACGACTACAACAGGCCCGCCCGCGCCGCGTACCGCC